The region CGGCGGGATCGCACTGCACCTCCAGCCGGTTTCCGTTCTTATCCGCCAGGGGTTGAATCACGGCCGCGATGTCCCGCACGACGGCCGGCACGCCGAAGGTTTCGAGGTACAGATCCATCTTGCCGGCCTCGATCTTGGAGAGGTCGAGCACGGCGTTGATCAGCTCCAGCAGGTGCTTCCCCGCCGCGTTGATCTTCTGCAGGTCGGGCACGGACCGGGGATCGCCGGCCTCCACCGCCTCTTCCTGCAGCATCTCGCTGTAGCCGATGATCGCGTTGAGGGGCGTGCGCAGCTCGTGGCTCATGTTGGCGAGGAAGTCCGATTTCGCCTGGCTCGCGCGCCCGAGCTTCTCGTTGAGGATCTGGAGCTCCTGGCCGGCTTCGCGCTGGCGCTCGTAAAGCCGATGAAGCTCCCGGCTCATCTGATTCATCCGGGCGGCCAGAGCTCCGAACTCGTCACGATTGGGGACATCGATGACGCTGCCGAAGTCCCCTTTGGCCACCCGGCTCAGGAACCCGTCCGCCTGGCGCACGGGCAGGATGAGGGACCACGAGATCACGAACCCGAGCAGGAGGGCGAGGACGAGCGACCCTCCCACGAAACTCGCCACCAGGACGAGCGCCCGGCGGTTGGCGGCCACCACGCTGCGCCGCAGGCTGGCCATCCCGTCCTCTTCCGACTTGACGACCTGCTCGACCAGGCCCTCGATCCGCTCGTAGAGAGGCGATCCCTGGTTCAGGTGCAGTCGCATCGCCTGGTCGAGCTTCCCCTCCCGGAGGAGGTTCGCGATGTCGGCGACGGTGGTCAGCACCTCGTCCTGCGTCGCACGGATGCGCTGGATCGTCTCCCGCTCCTCCGACGGGGCGGCTTCCTCGACTCGGGCCAGCATGTCGTTGAAGCGGTTGTTCTCGCGCAGGATCTTCTCGATCGTCCCTTCGTCCTTGAGGAGCAGGGCCAGCGCCGTGAAGTTCATCTGCCGGGCCAGGGCCTCTTGGACCTGGCGCGAGGCATCGACCCGCTGGTGTCGCTCGTCGAGCAGGCGGCTCTGCCGGGACATCCCGGCCATCGTCTGAAGGCTCATGATCCCCATGACGATGAACAGGAGCGCCACCAGCAAGAACCCCCCGAGGAGCTTGGTGTGGACCGAGGCCCGGATGGCGGCGACCCCGCGCACCAGCCGGCCGACAGGCGAGCGGGTGAGCACGACATCGGCGAACCGCTCGCCGAGGCCGGAGCGCCAGGCGCGCTCCGCTCCGTGTTCTCCTCGAGGTCCATGATCCCGCGACATGCAACGGCTCCCAGGCGGCTCCAGAAGGGCCCGCGTCCGGCCGGATCGAGCGCCGTCACGCGGGCGCCGGCGCCTCTGACGAATCTGTGCTGACGTGCCCCGATTGTCAACGCGTTTCTTGAGTCAGCCGCCGCCGGGCGCCGGCCGCGCCCGAAACCGCTCGGGGCGCCTTGACCGGTGCCGACCGCCCGGACTAAGCTGCAGTCGGAGCTCACGACTCAGCCGACCGTTCAATCTGGCGGGACCGCCTACGAGGAGAGCGCACTGATGCGGAGAGGCCTCGCTCGGCCGACGCGACGGGCTCGGACCCGATCGGCCGCCCTGGTCGCCGGCCTGATCGCGTGGGGACTGATGCTGGCCGGCCCGGCCTGGGCGACCACCATCAAGGGCACGGTCCGCTACGTCGGTGGCCCGGTCGAGCAGCGCAAGGTCCCGGTGACGATCGACCAGTACGTCTGCGGGAAGGAGAAGGAGGCGGAGCACCTCGTCCTGTCCGCCGACCGAGCGATCCGGTATGCCGTGGTGTCCCTGCAGACGCCTCCCGCCGGGGCGAAGTGGGACGCGCCCCTGCCCTCAGCCCAGATGGACCAGAAGCAGTGCGCGTTCGCGCCGCGGGTCGTCGTCGTGCCGGTGGGCGGGACGGTTGAGTTCTTGAACAGCGACCGACTCCTGCACAACCTGCACAGCCGGAGCAAGGAGAACGCGACCTTCAACCGCACCCAGCCGAAGGGACGATCCATTCCGGTCGCCTTCAAGAGGCCCGAGATCGTCCGCGTGGACTGCGATCTCCACTCCTGGATGCGGGGCTGGGTCGTCGTGGCCGAGCATCCCTTCTACGCCGTCACCAACGAGCAAGGCGAGTTCGTCCTCAGCAGCGTGCCGCCCGGCAAGTACACGCTCGAGGTATGGCAGGAGAGTCTCGGGACGGTCAGCCGGGAGATCACGGTTCCGGAAACCGGGATCTCCACGCTGACCCTCGAGATGGGCAAGAAGTAGCCGGCGCCCCGACCTCAGGGCGGCGAAGACATCCCTTCAAAGGTCTGACCTCGACCCCTCACGGCCTGGTTTCTCGCAGCGCCCGTGGCGTTAACCTCGCGTCCCGGTCGTTCCGCTTCGAGCGGCGGCTTCGCCGCCGCAATGTTCCCGGGGGAGGTTCCGGAGGGGGCCGTCGAGGCCCCCTCCGGTTCATCTAGGGCACCACCGCGATCTTCTTCGACGTTTCCCACGCCGCGGAGTGGTTCGGCTCCGCGAGCGCCCGTAGCGTGCCGCCTTCGTCGAGCGCGATCGTGAAGGTCACCTTCGGGAACGAGAAGACCGGGTGGAGGTAGACGCGGGCGATCTCGGCCGAGTCCTTGTAGAGGGCGATGTACCGGATGAAATGCTCGCCGAGCGACGGGTGGTCGCCTCCGACCCCCACCTGGATCGTGACGTCGAACCACTCACCGCGCCGCACCGAGTCGGGCGCCTCGATCCGGGCCGAGTGCTTGGGGTCGATCGAGGTCCGCACCTCCCGGTATTCCGGGGTGAACTGCTCCTCCTGACCCGCCGTCGCCGGGTGCCGGTCTCCCCAGCCGAGCAAGGTCCCGAGTGCCAATCCCGCGACCACGGCGGCCCCGCGCCGCGCCCTGTCGACTTTCATGCTCGTTCCTCCTGGCCGCGCGGTATCTCACGAGCGCGCGGCCGTCAGGCTCAGCGTGTGCCCGGCACCCGCCGGAAGCAGGCCACGAGCTGGTGTCGGTAGTAGTAGAGGGGCAGCGCCACCGCCGCCACCACCGCCGTCACCAGGACCATGTCGAGGTAGTGGCCGGTCGCGGTCCTCGCGCCCTGGGCGGACAGCGCCCAGGTCCCGGGCAGGCGGCCCACCGTGGAGACGAGGGCGAAGAGGCGGAACGGCATGGGACTGAGACCGAACAGATAGCACGCGATGTCCTTCGGCAGGCCGGGGATCAGGTAAACGATGAAGCAGAGGAGGGCACCCTCGGCCTTGACGAGGAACCCCATGCGATCCCACGTCTCGGGGGCCACGAGCCGGCACACGAACGGCGCGCCGAGCCAGCGCCCCACCGCGAAGGCGAAGAGCGATCCGGCCGTCAGCCCCAGGGTCGAGTACACGAAGCCCAGGGCCTCCCCGAACAGGAAGCCGCCCAGAAAGCCCGTGATCTCGCCGGGAAAGGGAGCGATCACGACCTGGAGCGCCTGCACGGTCCCGAAGAGACCGGGCGCCCAGACACCCCAGCGGCGGAGCGCGTCCTGCAGGAGCTCCCGGTCCCGATAGACCCGGAGCAGCGCGGCGGGCACGGTGCTGTCGGAGATCAGGAGCCAGAACGTGAAGCCGGCCAGCGCCGTCAGCCCGAGCCAGACGAGTCGGCTCGATCGGAATCTGGCCGTGGCTGTCGGGTCGTGTTCGACCGCGTCCGGCGCCGGCAGTAGGTCACCGAGCACGCGTCACCCTTGCGAGGCCGACGAGAATGCGCGCCCCGAGGTGTGGCGCCAACAGCGCGAAGCCCCGCATGGTGCGGGGTAGAGTATATGATCTTCCGGTCGCCGTCAACGCCGGAGACCTCGTCGGAGACCGCGCGGACCGCGGCCGGGCGCGCGACCGCACCGCGGGCCAGCCAGTCGGCCCGGGCGCGCTAGAGCCACTTCGGGACGAGGAGTCTCGGGATCGCCAGGACCGTCCAGGGGACGAGGGCGCAGACGAGGATGATGACGATGATGGCGATCATCATGATGTGGAGGAGCTTCAAGATCCGCGTCACCGGGATGCCGGCCACCGCGCAGGCTGTCAGCGAGCAGAGCCCATAGGGCAGGGTCAAGAGACCGAGCGCCAGCGTCATGACGATCACCACGCCGAGGTGGACCGGATGGATGCCGACCTGGAGGGCGACCGGCTGGAGGATGGGCACGAAGATGAGAATGGCCGGGATCGCATCCATGAAGGTGCCGAGCACGATGTAGAGGAGCACGATCAGGAGCATGATGAGGCGCCAGTCGGTGGTCAGGCCGAGAATGAAGCTGGTCACGAGGTCCGGCACCCGGTAGAAGGCCAGCAGCCATCCGAAGATCGACGCCCCGGCCACGCAGAAGAGCACCTGAGAGAACTGGACGACGGTGTCGGCGAAGAGCCGCGGCAGCATCCCCCAGGCCAGGCTCCGGTACAGGAGGAGCGTGATACCGAGCGCGTAGACCGCGGCCACCGATGCCGCCTCGGTCGGGGTGAAGATCCCGATCACCATCCCGCCCACGATGATGACGGGCACGCCGAGCGGCCAGATGCCCTCCTTGGCTCCCTCCCAGATGGCCCGGGGGCCGAGGAAGCGCGGGTGCTCGCGGGGGAAGTCGTACTTGAGCGCGAAGAAGTGGGACTGGATCATGAGGGCCAGTCCCATGAGGACCCCCGGCAGGATGCCGCCGATGAGGAGGGCCCCCGTCGAGGTCTCGGCGGTCGCCCCGTAGACGACCATCAGGATGCTCGGCGGGATCACCACGCCCATCGTCGAGGTGCAGGCGGTGAGGCAGACGGTGAAATTCTCGTCGTAGCCCCGCCGCTTCATGGCTGGGATGAAGACCGTCCCGATCCCGGCCGCCTCGGCGGTGCTGCTGCCGGAGATGCCGGCGAAGAACATCCCCACCACCACGTTGACGTGGGCGAGCCCGCCCCGGAGGTGGCCGACCAGGGCCATGGCCAGCTTGACCAGGCGCTCGGAGATCCCGCCGGCGTTCATCACGTTGCCGGCCAGGAAGAAGAAGGGGAGGGCCAGGAGCGTGAAGCCGTTGATCCCGGTGAACATCTGCTGGACGACCACCGCCGGGGGCAGCCCCTCCTGGAGCACGACCAGGAGCGAGGCGAGGAGGAGCGCGTAGGAGATCGGGATCCCGAGGACGAGCGCCCCGGCGAACGTCCCGAACAGCACGGCCAGGGGGTGCATCAGGCGCTCTCCGGCGTGCCGAGCGCGACCTGGCGGCCGTCGCGCAGCGCGTCGACCGCGGCCGCCAGGATCATGTAGGCCGCGCTGACCGGGATGATCAGGGTGGGGACGAACATGGTGATGCCGAGCCCCGGTGACAGGCGCTTGAGGCCGAGCACGGCGAACTCGTAGCCCTTGACGAGCATGAAGATCGAGAACCCGAGGACGATCAGGTCGACCAGCAGCCGCTGGGCGGCGGCCGCCCGCCCCCGGAGGAGCCCGGCCAGGAAGTCGAAGCTGAAATGGGAGCGGCGGCGCGTATTGACCGCCGCTCCCAGGAACACGCACCAGATGAAGGCGAAGAGGGACAGCTCCTCGCCCCAGATGAACGCCACGCTGAACAGGTAGCGCAGGCAGACCTGGACGAAGATGCCGAGCGTGATGAAGGCCAGGAGCGCGGCCAGGAGCGGCAGCAGCCCGCGCTCGATGGCGATCAGGAGCCGGGCCATCAGGGGGGCGCCCCGGGGCCCGGGCGGCCCTTCCGGGCCGTCGTCGACGCGCGCGACACGGACAGGGTTACTTGGCGTGGCTCCGGACGATCCCGAGGATGTCCGTCACCTTGAGCTCCCGGGCCACCTCGTCCTGAACGGGGGCGATCAGCGCCACGAACTTCGTCTTCTCCGGCGTGGTGAGAACGGCGCCCTTGGCCTTCAGGCGGTCGACCGCGGCCGCGACGAACTCGGCGTCCTTCTTCCGTTCGTGCACCGAGGCCTCCTTGCCCGCCTCCAGGACGATCTTCTGGAGGTCGGCCGGCAGGCTGGCGAGCTTCTTCTCGTTGATGTACAGCGTCGACAGGTTCCGCTGGTGCTCGGTCTGGGAGATGTACTTCGCCGCCTCGTAGTGCTTGTTCGACTCGATGACGGCCAGGCCATTCTCGGCGGCGTCGATGACCCCGGACTGGAGGGCCTGGTAGACCTCGCCGAAGTTCATCGGGGTCGGGATCGCCCCCAGGGTCTTCCACACCTTGACTTCCACCGGGTTGTTCTGGACCCGGATCTTCAGGCCCTTGAGGTCGTCGGGGCTCGCCACCGAGCCCTTGCGGCTGTAGATGTTGCGGACGCCGGCCGCGTAGTAACCCGCCACCTTGATGCCCACGCCCTTGCTGGCCACGATCTCGTCGATCCGCTTCTGGAAGGTCGGGTCGTTTACGACCCGCTCGAAGTGCGGGATGTCCTTGAACAGGTAGGCGACGCTGAAGAGGCCCAGTTCGGGGATGACCGTGGCCGCGTTGGGGGCGTTGGCGCAGATGACGTCGATGGACCCGAGGCGGAGCCCCTCCATCATGGCCACCTCGGAGCCGAGCTGGGCGGCCGGGAACACATCGACCTTGATGCGCCCCTGGCTCCGCTCCTCCACGAGCTTCTTGAACATCTTGTGGCCTTCGTCGTACATGCTTCCGACCGGCTGGTCGTGGCCGGCCCGGAGCTTGATCTCCTGGGCGCCGGTCGGCCCGGCCACGGCGCAGAGCCCGAGCGCGACGAGCAGGGCGAGCGCGAGCGCGGCGACAGACTGCATGAGCCTACCCTCCTTGGCCAGGGGTGGGGAGAGTGCGTCCTCGAGACGGATGCCGGCGAATGCCGGTATGTCTAGCATGCCCCGGGCGGCCTGACAAGGGCGCCCGGGCGCGGGGTCCCGCGGCCGCCCCGGGGGCCGCGCTCGGCGTCAGTCGTTGATCCAGGATTCGGCGAGCGGGATCTCCGCCGGTCGGCCCCGCCGGCCCCGGGGGCTCGCCCTTCCCCGACTCACGCCCGCGCTCGGCTGGAGCCGGAGCAGGCGCTCGACGTCGGCCCGGCGGTAGAGGCGCTGGCGCTTGATGCCCTGGCGGTAGCTCGGGAGAAATCCTCGGCTGACGTACGCGTAGAGCGTCGCGCGCTTCACACCGAGGAGGCGGGCCGCCTCCTCGACGGTCAGGTACTCGTCACCGCCCAGCACGATCACCGGCTCGACCATAACAGGTCGGCCCGGACCTGTCCAGGCTGGTAAAGACAAATATAGTTAAATCAACTATAATCAATCTTAGGCAAGGGATGAGAGGTTCGACCCTGTTGCGCACTGCAGAGGAGGCGGCTATGGAAACCACCTGGAAGGCGGGGCTCGAAGACGTCATCGCGGCCCGCTCGGCCATCTGCGCCATCGACGGGGAGGCGGGCCGACTCTACTACCGCGGCTACGAGATCGGCGACCTGGCATCCGCCGTGAGCTTCGAGGCGGCGACGCATCTGCTCTGGTTCGGCGAGCTGCCCGAGCATGCCGAGGCCTTCTCGGCCCGGCTCGAGGGGGGGCGCGGGCTGCCGGCGCCGGTGCTGGCCATGCTCCGCTCGCTGCCCCGCGACTGCCATCCCCTCGACGCGCTGCGAACCGGTGTGTCGCTGGCGGCGGCGCTGGATCCCGACGTCCGCGCCGGCGACCGCGAGGCCAACCTCCGGAAGGCGACCCGGCTGATGAGCCTCGTCCCCGAGACCGTGGCGGCCTGGCATCGCCTCCGTCGCGGGCTGGAGCCCTTGCCGGCTCGGCCCGGCGGCTCGCACGCCGCGCACTTCCTCTACCTCCTGGAGGGCCGGGA is a window of Candidatus Methylomirabilota bacterium DNA encoding:
- a CDS encoding TRAP transporter substrate-binding protein codes for the protein MQSVAALALALLVALGLCAVAGPTGAQEIKLRAGHDQPVGSMYDEGHKMFKKLVEERSQGRIKVDVFPAAQLGSEVAMMEGLRLGSIDVICANAPNAATVIPELGLFSVAYLFKDIPHFERVVNDPTFQKRIDEIVASKGVGIKVAGYYAAGVRNIYSRKGSVASPDDLKGLKIRVQNNPVEVKVWKTLGAIPTPMNFGEVYQALQSGVIDAAENGLAVIESNKHYEAAKYISQTEHQRNLSTLYINEKKLASLPADLQKIVLEAGKEASVHERKKDAEFVAAAVDRLKAKGAVLTTPEKTKFVALIAPVQDEVARELKVTDILGIVRSHAK
- a CDS encoding response regulator — protein: MSRDHGPRGEHGAERAWRSGLGERFADVVLTRSPVGRLVRGVAAIRASVHTKLLGGFLLVALLFIVMGIMSLQTMAGMSRQSRLLDERHQRVDASRQVQEALARQMNFTALALLLKDEGTIEKILRENNRFNDMLARVEEAAPSEERETIQRIRATQDEVLTTVADIANLLREGKLDQAMRLHLNQGSPLYERIEGLVEQVVKSEEDGMASLRRSVVAANRRALVLVASFVGGSLVLALLLGFVISWSLILPVRQADGFLSRVAKGDFGSVIDVPNRDEFGALAARMNQMSRELHRLYERQREAGQELQILNEKLGRASQAKSDFLANMSHELRTPLNAIIGYSEMLQEEAVEAGDPRSVPDLQKINAAGKHLLELINAVLDLSKIEAGKMDLYLETFGVPAVVRDIAAVIQPLADKNGNRLEVQCDPAVGSMRADLTKLRQALFNLLSNACKFTDHGTVTLTVSRQTEPAGEWLTFSVRDTGIGLTAEQLGRLFQEFSQADASTTRKYGGTGLGLALSRRLCRLMGGDLTVESVPGAGSTFTIRLPARAAEPLPETPAPGQAPADGTNTVLVIDDDPAVRDLMQRFLGKEGFRVVTAGGGEEGLRVAKALRPRVITLDVMMPGLDGWTVLAALKADPDLADIPVIMLTIVDDKNLGYALGATDYLIKPLDRERLVTVLNKYRRDLPILVVDDDPDVRQLIRRTLEREGYTVAEAEHGRAALEYLQARAPGLILLDLMMPEMDGFEFVAEVRKRDAWRAIPIVVVTAKHLSAEDRQRLNGYVERVLQKGTYSRDDLLREVRDMVTASARPRTT
- a CDS encoding desulfoferrodoxin family protein, coding for MKVDRARRGAAVVAGLALGTLLGWGDRHPATAGQEEQFTPEYREVRTSIDPKHSARIEAPDSVRRGEWFDVTIQVGVGGDHPSLGEHFIRYIALYKDSAEIARVYLHPVFSFPKVTFTIALDEGGTLRALAEPNHSAAWETSKKIAVVP
- a CDS encoding TVP38/TMEM64 family protein, whose amino-acid sequence is MLGDLLPAPDAVEHDPTATARFRSSRLVWLGLTALAGFTFWLLISDSTVPAALLRVYRDRELLQDALRRWGVWAPGLFGTVQALQVVIAPFPGEITGFLGGFLFGEALGFVYSTLGLTAGSLFAFAVGRWLGAPFVCRLVAPETWDRMGFLVKAEGALLCFIVYLIPGLPKDIACYLFGLSPMPFRLFALVSTVGRLPGTWALSAQGARTATGHYLDMVLVTAVVAAVALPLYYYRHQLVACFRRVPGTR
- a CDS encoding carboxypeptidase regulatory-like domain-containing protein gives rise to the protein MRRGLARPTRRARTRSAALVAGLIAWGLMLAGPAWATTIKGTVRYVGGPVEQRKVPVTIDQYVCGKEKEAEHLVLSADRAIRYAVVSLQTPPAGAKWDAPLPSAQMDQKQCAFAPRVVVVPVGGTVEFLNSDRLLHNLHSRSKENATFNRTQPKGRSIPVAFKRPEIVRVDCDLHSWMRGWVVVAEHPFYAVTNEQGEFVLSSVPPGKYTLEVWQESLGTVSREITVPETGISTLTLEMGKK
- a CDS encoding TRAP transporter large permease, whose product is MHPLAVLFGTFAGALVLGIPISYALLLASLLVVLQEGLPPAVVVQQMFTGINGFTLLALPFFFLAGNVMNAGGISERLVKLAMALVGHLRGGLAHVNVVVGMFFAGISGSSTAEAAGIGTVFIPAMKRRGYDENFTVCLTACTSTMGVVIPPSILMVVYGATAETSTGALLIGGILPGVLMGLALMIQSHFFALKYDFPREHPRFLGPRAIWEGAKEGIWPLGVPVIIVGGMVIGIFTPTEAASVAAVYALGITLLLYRSLAWGMLPRLFADTVVQFSQVLFCVAGASIFGWLLAFYRVPDLVTSFILGLTTDWRLIMLLIVLLYIVLGTFMDAIPAILIFVPILQPVALQVGIHPVHLGVVIVMTLALGLLTLPYGLCSLTACAVAGIPVTRILKLLHIMMIAIIVIILVCALVPWTVLAIPRLLVPKWL
- a CDS encoding helix-turn-helix domain-containing protein; amino-acid sequence: MVEPVIVLGGDEYLTVEEAARLLGVKRATLYAYVSRGFLPSYRQGIKRQRLYRRADVERLLRLQPSAGVSRGRASPRGRRGRPAEIPLAESWIND
- a CDS encoding TRAP transporter small permease — translated: MARLLIAIERGLLPLLAALLAFITLGIFVQVCLRYLFSVAFIWGEELSLFAFIWCVFLGAAVNTRRRSHFSFDFLAGLLRGRAAAAQRLLVDLIVLGFSIFMLVKGYEFAVLGLKRLSPGLGITMFVPTLIIPVSAAYMILAAAVDALRDGRQVALGTPESA